One segment of Leptodactylus fuscus isolate aLepFus1 chromosome 7, aLepFus1.hap2, whole genome shotgun sequence DNA contains the following:
- the DNAJC17 gene encoding dnaJ homolog subfamily C member 17: protein MAAGKMSASKELMQMDLYGLLGIEAEATEKEIKKAYRQKALTCHPDKNPDNPRAAELFHQLSQALEILTDGAARAAYDKLRKAKEAAAKRTQKLDEKRKKVKLDLEAREKEAQTRVTEEEEAQVARTLEQEIIRLREEGSRQLEEQQRLMREQMKLEKTQKTPGNRTGNTEPGPARLKLKWKCKKDDDTRGGYTEDVLKRLLQKYGEVLNIVASSKKKGSAIVEFATFKAAELAVRNEAGLLNNPLQISWLDTPPPSAVPETVGKMASNVFSHSAQDSVRSDRDYESLVLMRMRQAAERQRLIEQLQKEDEEANT from the exons ATGGCTGCAGGGAAGATGTCGGCGTCCAAGGAGCTGATGCAGATGGATTTGTATGGTTTGCTTGGGATAGAAGCTGAGGCCACTGAGAAAGAG attAAGAAGGCGTACAGACAGAAGGCTCTGACGTGCCATCCTGACAAAAACCCAGATAACCCCCGAGCAG CTGAGCTGTTTCACCAGTTGTCCCAGGCCTTAGAAATATTGACAGATGGAGCAGCCAGG GCTGCATATGACAAACTCAGGAAAGCCAAGGAAGCCGCAGCAAAGAGAACTCAAAAACTTGATGAGAAGAGAAAGAAGGTGAAACTTG ATCTTGAAGCTCGGGAGAAAGAAGCACAAACCCGTGTAACCGAGGAGGAAGAGGCACAAGTTGCCCGGACGTTAGAGCAAGAG ATCATACGACTGCGTGAAGAAGGGTCAAGACAATTGGAAGAGCAGCAAAGGTTGATGCGGGAGCAGATGAAGTTGGAAAAGACACAGAAGACACCAG GTAACAGGACTGGTAACACAGAACCAGGACCTGCAAGGCTAAAG CTAAAATGGAAATGTAAAAAGGATGACGATACGAGAGGAGGATACACAGAGGACGTTCTCAAGAGGCTTCTACAGAAG TATGGAGAAGTGCTAAACATTGTAGCGTCCAGCAAGAAGAAAGGATCAGCAATAGTTGAATTTGCCACTTTTAAAGCTGCT GAACTAGCTGTaagaaatgaagctggcttgttgaATAATCCTCTACAAATCTCCTGGCTCGATACTCCACCTCCATCTGCTGTGCCAGAGACCGTTGGCAAAATGGCCTCCAACGTCTTCAGTCACTCCGCTCAG GACTCCGTACGGTCAGATCGGGACTATGAAAGTTTAGTGCTCATGAGGATGAGACAAGCAGCCGAGCGCCAGAGATTGATAGAACAGCTACagaaagaagatgaagaggccaacACATaa